The genomic DNA TACAAATAGACTTAAATTTTCCTTGCACTTTTTACACATGTCCAAAACCTGTCGAAATTGCAATTTTGGGGTTGCAGAGATCGTTGCAATTCATACGTGAGGGAAAGTTGACAAATCGCAATATTTTTTGGAAATAGTTGGATAAGACCTGAAAACAAGGGAATTAAGCTGAAATACAAGCACTTTTGTAGGTTGGGTTAGCGGAACGCGGAACCCAATTTTCGTTCCGCAAAATACGCTTTGTTGGGTTACGCTTCGCTAACCCAACCTACTTTCGATTTGTTATACTAGCCGTGACGGCACGCTCAATTTGGCTCCTCACGGATGATTTCATGCTGAAAATTTCCTCGTTGCATAATATGGAGACGGAGACCGCCCTTCGTCTCTCGACGATTGCTGCGGATTCGCATTTACTGGAATCTGCCCTCGCACATTTTCCCCAGCAATTGGAGATAACCTCCTATCCTCAGTTGGATGATTTTCTAGCCACCATTCATGAATCTGGTTATCCACAGCTCATTTTGATCTCGCAAACTCGTTGCGATCAGTACAACCGGTCGACGATCAACCAACTGCTCGATCGTTGTCCGCTCGCACGTTTTCTCGTGGTTCTTGGACCACTATGTGCAGCCGAGCGGAGAACTCGTAATCAATGGCCAGTCGCCTGGATGGTGCCAGAATGGGCTTATTTTCAGCGTTTGCAGCGAGAAATCGAAGTCCTGTCCGATCAACGACCTGCCCTGCCACTCACCGCGTCACTCGAAGAAGTTGCCCGGTTCGATTTCGAAAGTATTGCTCCACAAAAGCATTCGGGAAAAGCAGCCATCATTTTCAGTCCCGATGCCATCTGGGCCAAAACGAGGGCATTGATCGAAGATCAATCCGACAGTTCAATTGTCTGTCATAATCCGCATGAATTAACGAAAGTCTTCATAGATTACCCGGATCTGCCCTTGATTTTCGATATGGATCCTCTGACTAGCGATCTGAAAACCTGGCTGGAATCAAATCGAACTCTGATCGAACAGCGATCAGCCCTCGCCTATTGCAACTGGCCGACCCAGTGCTTATTTGATAATTCCAAAGCCTGGGGATTCCAGGACTGCCGCTGCAAACTCGCACCACCACAATAGGTCAGGCGAGCCGTGCCAGTTATGGCACGGGTATTGTCACGATCATTGTGCATTATTTGCGAATCGATGCCGATTTGGAATCGCACTCACCCGAGCCATGGCTGGCTCGGGTCGCCATTTTCATTTCAAATCGTACTCTTGCACAGTAATTCCACCGGAATCGCACACCACTCTCGGCATTCTTCGATGAAGTATTCAACAATTTTTCTACACAAATTCGACTTTTCACAAAATTTAATATCTGTTATCACCCGCATCTCACGAGGGTGCTGTCGGTTCTTCGACGGGCGATGGCACTGTGAGAAGATCCCATCACGATCAAATTCAAATAAAAGAGGTCGCCTCCTGGAGAAGCAAACTGGACATCGATGATCTATTGATGTTCTTGCGACTGCAGAATCAAATTTGAAAATGATCGAGAACCCCCTCCGCATATTCACGGATGAATATGCTGTTCGCCTTCGTCGAATGATAGGTGTCAAGGAGTTGACGTTGAATTCGCCATCTGCAACTAAATTACGTGTTCTATTCGTAGACGATGAATCTCCCATTCGAGATGTGATGAAACTCGAATTACCACGAATGGGCCACGATCCAACCATCTGTGAAGATGGCGAGTCTGCGATGAGGGCACTCGAAAAACATACCTTTGATGCCGCCATTATCGATTTGCGCATGCCGGGTCTGAGCGGCTGGGATGTTGTCGATCACATCAAGCAGGTTTCTCCCGAGACCGAAATCATTATCAGCACCGGTCACGGCAGCATGGAAGCCGCGATCCAGGCGATACGCAAAGGGGCTTACGACTTCATTCCCAAACCCTGCAAACTGGTCACAATCGCCAATGTACTCAAACGAGTCGCCGACAAACGCTCGCTGACAAACAAAACAATCGCTCTGGAAGGTCGCTTGAAAGCTGCAGAAGGTTCCTGTCGTATGATCGGTACGACACCACCGATGCAGCAAGTCAAATCAATGATTTCCAAAGTTGCCCCCACTGATTCCGCAGTGCTGGTTCTGGGTGAAACTGGAACGGGAAAAGAGTTGGTCGCCCGCCGAATTCACGAGGAAAGCAAACGCAATTCAATGCCTTTCGTCGCTGTGAATTGCGGAGCATTGCCGGAAAATCTGGTGGAAAGCGAATTCTTTGGACACCGCAAAGGAGCTTTCACAGGAGCGGATACACCACGAAAAGGACTTTTTGAAGTCGCCAATGGTGGCACCCTGTTTCTGGATGAACTGGGCGAACTGGATAAATCCATGCAGGTCAAACTACTCCGATTCCTGGAATCGGGCGAAGTCCGGCGTGTCGGTGAAAATGAAGCGTTTCATGTCGACGTCCGAATCGTTTGTGCGACGCATTGCAATCTTAAAGAAATGGTCGCTGCTGGAACATTCCGAGAAGATTTGTATTTTCGTGTGAATACATTCCAGATCGATCTACCACCATTACGAGCCCGTAAGGACGACATTCCTCCTATCGCGATGAGTCTGGTTGAGCGTTATCTCAAGCGAACTGGAGTTCCAAGTACTATTTTTGCTCCCAGTACAATTGAAACTCTGAAAGCTCATGTCTGGACGGGAAATGTGCGGGAACTGGCGAATGCGATCGAGTATTCCGTCATTCTCTCCGGCGGACAGACAATTTTGCCAGAGCATTTGCCAACGAGTGTAACAAACCGAGTCACCGTCAATCTGCCACAACCTGTTCCTCAACCTGTCGCTGCCGCTCCGGTTCAGCAGGAGGAAGAGGAAGAAATCAAGACGTTACGTCAAGTCGAGCAGGAAGTCATACTTTCGACCCTCGAAAAAACCGATGGCGACAAACCTGCGACTGCTCGAATTCTGGGAATCGCTTTGAAAACTCTGTATAACAAATTGAATCAGTACGAGGCTCAAGGCCTGGAGATTGCTGGTTAAACTTCTGTTATCTCAAATTAAAAGCCGATGGAGAAAATTCTCTATCGGCTTTTTTTATTGAGTCAGATCATCATCTATTTTTTCGCCTGTGCAGCAGCGACTTCTTCCTGTTCTGTTTTCACAGATTCTGTCACCTTCAACGCAAAGCGTTTTTCTTTTTCGGTATCTTCACGATAAACCATCTGGATTACGTCACCCGTTTCAAGATCTTTAGCTTCTGTAGCTTCTCCTTCAAACTTGGTGGCATCAGTAGCGACATATTCAACTGGAATCGTTTTCGACTCTTCATTCAGTTCCGCTTTTTCATCCGGTTTGGGTATCAAGCTAATAATGTAATTCTGACCCGACTCTCCTACAGCGACGATGGTTCCATCGATAACTGTGGTATCCGAAGCCACTGAAACCTTATCGCTGGTTTCTGAAACCGCTTCCGCCGCTGCACCCGCTGACGCAGCAACTTCATCTGTATTAACTGCAACTGTCAGAGCAATGGAATCGTCGGTTGAGTCACCACTGATCGAAAACCAACCCGCGATCAATCCCCAGAGAAACACAACAATAAACAGACAGCCAACAATGGAAACTGTCCAACCCACTCCCATCATTCGGCGATTCCAGCTGATCGTTTCACTCTCATGCTCTTCCGGATGATTATTTCGGTTACTGCCTGACATCGTCCTGCTCCCCTGTCTATGGTTCTCAATTAAACATGTACAAAAAGCAATATGCAAATGTCATTCCAATGAGCTAAAGAAGGCATAAAAGCAGGTATTCTGCCTAAATATTGCTTGGTCTGGTCTCAACTTGACTCCTGAGAAGCCAATTCTGGCATTACGTCAAATCAGAGATAGGATGTAACTTTTGCAATCGATCTGAAATGAAAATTGAACCGCGGATGAACGCAGAAAACGCAGATGTTTTGTTGTCAATTTTGCGATTTTACAAGCTGAGAAGCTCTGTGAGAAATCCGGATTATCGCTGAATTTATTGTTCAGTTGTCGAAGTAATGATGCGAGATTCCTCCAGAGTATTTCCACTCAAGCAAGCTTGCAGGGCATGTCGATTTCTGACATTCGCGGTCCGGGTTTCTGTCTGAATTCGCGTGAGCAGCAAACCAACATTTTGAATTACGGCTGGACCATCTGGTGTTTTCAGTTCCAG from Rubinisphaera italica includes the following:
- a CDS encoding sigma-54-dependent transcriptional regulator, whose amino-acid sequence is MNSPSATKLRVLFVDDESPIRDVMKLELPRMGHDPTICEDGESAMRALEKHTFDAAIIDLRMPGLSGWDVVDHIKQVSPETEIIISTGHGSMEAAIQAIRKGAYDFIPKPCKLVTIANVLKRVADKRSLTNKTIALEGRLKAAEGSCRMIGTTPPMQQVKSMISKVAPTDSAVLVLGETGTGKELVARRIHEESKRNSMPFVAVNCGALPENLVESEFFGHRKGAFTGADTPRKGLFEVANGGTLFLDELGELDKSMQVKLLRFLESGEVRRVGENEAFHVDVRIVCATHCNLKEMVAAGTFREDLYFRVNTFQIDLPPLRARKDDIPPIAMSLVERYLKRTGVPSTIFAPSTIETLKAHVWTGNVRELANAIEYSVILSGGQTILPEHLPTSVTNRVTVNLPQPVPQPVAAAPVQQEEEEEIKTLRQVEQEVILSTLEKTDGDKPATARILGIALKTLYNKLNQYEAQGLEIAG